One window of the Salvia splendens isolate huo1 chromosome 1, SspV2, whole genome shotgun sequence genome contains the following:
- the LOC121757668 gene encoding uncharacterized protein LOC121757668 codes for MNVQPGANPQQPPRNQQRPKLPTQAQAYAMRQKQPEVNQGNMAGMGKLFNTPVTLLFDTGALHSFIPTHCVTTLRLATKEPEHRIEVFSPVGRRIEISRTCSNLEITLGEFKILANNLSVMIMWDVHIILGMYRLAENHATIMCKERKISLGPPKVKLPTIAEFPWERENL; via the coding sequence ATGAATGTCCAACCTGGAGCAAATCCACAGCAGCCACCGAGAAATCAGCAGAGGCCGAAACTCCCAACACAGGCTCAAGCTTATGCAATGAGGCAGAAGCAGCCAGAGGTGAACCAGGGAAATATGGCAGGCATGGGTAAGCTCTTCAACACACCCGTTACGCTTTTGTTTGATACTGGTGCTTTGCATTCTTTTATTCCTACTCATTGCGTGACTACCTTAAGACTCGCTACGAAAGAACCTGAACATAGGATTGAAGTATTTTCCCCAGTAGGAAGACGTATAGAGATATCTCGTACTTGCTCGAACTTGGAAATCACTCTGGGCGAATTTAAGATTTTAGCAAACAACCTGAGTGTTATGATCATGTGGGATGTGCATATTATATTAGGAATGTACAGGCTGGCTGAAAACCATGCCACGATCATGTGCAAGGAAAGGAAAATTTCTTTAGGACCCCCGAAGGTGAAGCTACCCACTATCGCGGAATTTCCATGGGAACGCGAAAATCTGTAA